The Chitinophaga niabensis genomic interval CTCCTTTTAAATATTACGGGTTCGCCTGTTTGTGCAGCAGGTTGAAGCGTATCATTTACGATCTTAATGATCATTTCTTTCATCAATGCACTGGCCCTGATAAAGATCTCTTCAGCGGTGCCGAGGAGGCTCAGCTCTTTTTTAAGATAAACCGCACCGGTATCCAATCCCTTTTCTACTTTGATAGCGCTCAACATTGTTTTATCATGCCCCCGGACTATGAGGTTCTGCAGGGGGCTTCCGCCTCTTCCATAGGGAAGGTCCGTCATGTGAAATACTATACAGTTAAACTGTGTGTAAACGGGTGCCGGAATAATATCTGACCAATGCAGAAAAAAAATATAATCCGGCCTCATCTCCTTGAGCCACTCCGGGTCCAGTTCTTCTTTGGTATGAATAAAAACCGGGTTCAGCAACGAATCGAGTTGCTGCTCCATGTTTTTGTGAATATTATTGGAATTGGCAATTACTATCTTCATACGCTTAATTTGAATGTGTAAACGTTACAAGCCTGGCCATTGAAGTCCTGTTCCTCCTGCCTTTCAAAATTCAGTATTTCAAATACCTGTGCAGATGGCGTATTCTCTTTTTTAACAACTGCTTTCAGGTATTTTATATTATGCTCAATACCACCAAGATGGATAATGAGTGATCTGATAATAGTTAAGCCAAGCCCTTTTCCGCGAAATGCTTTATCTATTGAATAGTCGATAAGGGCTGTTCCACTGTTCTCTTCTAGATCAATGCGGATCTGGCCAACGGGTACCTGATCTTTTTCCATCAGGAAGATCTTTGTATCCTTTGCCTCCAGTTTTTTCTGAAACCATTGAATATGAACGTCGTAGGATACCGGATTGGAATTGAGAGAATTTTTCCGCACTTCTTCTTCATTGACCCAATTAAACAGTACATCTTTATCAGCAGTTGCTGCTGCTCTTAGTTGATAGTATTTTTCTTCTGCAAGCCGGCTGAAAAGACGGATAAACCTTTCTTTAGACCTGTTATCGAAGTATTTTGCCTGTAATTTGTGGCTAAGAAGCAGCTTTTGCTGATCATCAACAAAAATGTCTTTCCCGTCGAATGCCAGGCCTGTTTGCGTAAGGAAGGCATAAACATGCTTCTGGTTATCGGCTATCTGTACAAGGTACAATTCTCCGCCTACAGTAAGATATTCATATGAAATGGTGCTTGGTGGGCAAATAGCATATTTGCATGTTTGCATCAGTGCTGCGAGGTCCTCTTCAGAGAGGTTCTCCCGGATGTGTATATCCAACGAGCTTTTGGCGGCGTAGATAAGGAGTGCTTCTTTGTGAGAAAAGGCGCTTCCAAGAACAACAAAACAGGTTTGTTGTACCTTTTTTGATTCAAGCATTTTCAACACAGAGAGGGTCATATTATGGGTGTCGGCCCCTCCGAGGCATATCAGCACAGCTTCTTTCCTGTCTGCGTTGTTGTTTGCCGGTTTAAAAGCAGGTCTCAACAGAACATAATCCGTTCCAAGGTAGAAACAGGTAGAAGGCGTTGCCTGGTATGCAGATTTACAGATGCCTCCGGCATGGTTGATGATCACATCGGCCAGGAATGGGGACGTATGAATATCATCTATACAAACCAGCTTATTTCCGTTTGCTTTGATCACCTGTTGATAGGGGGGCATAAAGTGGTAACCATCGAGAACAATTATCTCGCTGCCATCCAGCTCTTTTACCCATGTCTGCGCTTCCTCTACAATATTGGTTGCAGGGGGAAGGATATGCAAATATTGGCAATACTGTTCTATCAGTTTTTGCAGGCTGTCAGAAGGGGATTGGATAAAGAAGTGGCATTCGAAATTTTCGCTGAGCATTTGTGCTAATGCGCAACTGCGAACCACATGGCCCAGGCCAATCTGACTACTCCCATCTGCCCTGAAAAATATTTTTGTTCTATCAGACATTATATGAACTTCCTGAATACGGGTTTAGTTGGTTCTCCTTTTAGGTATTTGTCATATCCACTGTCCAGCGCCTGTATGTATACTTTAAGCGATTCATCAAATGCAGCGGTAAAGAAAGCAATATCTTCAGCTGTATGTGAGAAAGTGGGTATAAATACGCCCTGGAACAGTACGCCATTTTTGATCATCTCCTGTAATACCAGTGTTCTAAGGCCGGGAGAGAGTTCTTTCTGGCGGTCTCTGAACAGAAACACGGGCATCCAGTTGCAGTCTGCTACCTGAATGTGATCTGAAAGATGATGTTTTGCAATAGCCTCCTTACATTTGGCGATGAGCGTGTCGCCCAGTTTGTGGGTATGGCCTATGACATCCTGCTGCTGGTACACATCGAGTGTAGCGATGGCTGCGCCAATATTGTGTGTTTCGCCGCCATGTGTGGTAGAGGTCAGGAATACTTTCTCTTTGCCGGTTGCTCTTATCCCCCCTAATTCCATTACCTCCTTAATACCGGTGAGTGCGCAGAATGAAAATCCGTTTGCGATGGATTTGCCCCAGGTTGCCATATCCGGCAGCACACCAAATTTGGTCATAGAGCCGGGGAATGCAGATTTATAGCCGGTGATCATTTCATCAGCTATATAGAGGGCACCATTCTTATGGGCGAGATCTATCGCTTTACGGAGATAGCCATCGGGCAGTCCGAAGTTCTTTTCCGGTTCGGATATTACACAGGCTATCTGACCCGGGTATTTTTCAAACAGTGCTGTGAGGGATGCGAGATCGTCTCCCTTATAGGTTACAGATAATGCACTTATTTCTTCGGGAACACCAAGGTCGCAGGCTGTTTTTCCAATGAACCAGTCATCGTAGGAATAAAAAGGATGATCGCCAGGGAATGCCACCAGTTTCCTGCCGGTATAGGCACGTGCAAGTTTAACAGCAGCTGTGGTTACAGTGGAGCCATTTTTGGCAAACTTGATCAT includes:
- a CDS encoding glutamate-1-semialdehyde 2,1-aminomutase encodes the protein MITNFQRSDEYRAKIHDLIPGGAHTYSKGDDQFPLLSPAAISHGKGAHVWDVDGNKFLDCSMGLTSVTLGHAYEPVLQRVREELEKGVNFQRPSYIEKEMAERFLAVVPGHDMIKFAKNGSTVTTAAVKLARAYTGRKLVAFPGDHPFYSYDDWFIGKTACDLGVPEEISALSVTYKGDDLASLTALFEKYPGQIACVISEPEKNFGLPDGYLRKAIDLAHKNGALYIADEMITGYKSAFPGSMTKFGVLPDMATWGKSIANGFSFCALTGIKEVMELGGIRATGKEKVFLTSTTHGGETHNIGAAIATLDVYQQQDVIGHTHKLGDTLIAKCKEAIAKHHLSDHIQVADCNWMPVFLFRDRQKELSPGLRTLVLQEMIKNGVLFQGVFIPTFSHTAEDIAFFTAAFDESLKVYIQALDSGYDKYLKGEPTKPVFRKFI
- a CDS encoding formyltransferase family protein; the encoded protein is MKIVIANSNNIHKNMEQQLDSLLNPVFIHTKEELDPEWLKEMRPDYIFFLHWSDIIPAPVYTQFNCIVFHMTDLPYGRGGSPLQNLIVRGHDKTMLSAIKVEKGLDTGAVYLKKELSLLGTAEEIFIRASALMKEMIIKIVNDTLQPAAQTGEPVIFKRRKPEESNMATLTQLQEMFDHIRMLDAEGYPHAFIENEQFRFEFSRASLKKDSIIADVRIIKK
- the pseG gene encoding UDP-2,4-diacetamido-2,4,6-trideoxy-beta-L-altropyranose hydrolase, which produces MSDRTKIFFRADGSSQIGLGHVVRSCALAQMLSENFECHFFIQSPSDSLQKLIEQYCQYLHILPPATNIVEEAQTWVKELDGSEIIVLDGYHFMPPYQQVIKANGNKLVCIDDIHTSPFLADVIINHAGGICKSAYQATPSTCFYLGTDYVLLRPAFKPANNNADRKEAVLICLGGADTHNMTLSVLKMLESKKVQQTCFVVLGSAFSHKEALLIYAAKSSLDIHIRENLSEEDLAALMQTCKYAICPPSTISYEYLTVGGELYLVQIADNQKHVYAFLTQTGLAFDGKDIFVDDQQKLLLSHKLQAKYFDNRSKERFIRLFSRLAEEKYYQLRAAATADKDVLFNWVNEEEVRKNSLNSNPVSYDVHIQWFQKKLEAKDTKIFLMEKDQVPVGQIRIDLEENSGTALIDYSIDKAFRGKGLGLTIIRSLIIHLGGIEHNIKYLKAVVKKENTPSAQVFEILNFERQEEQDFNGQACNVYTFKLSV